The Candidatus Krumholzibacteriia bacterium genome contains a region encoding:
- a CDS encoding HAMP domain-containing sensor histidine kinase, translating to MWRRIVKGWSRATPATGGRLHVLVEAGDTSELARRAMTLQSVLLDLHRQLASVESLEELARTMALALMGSLACERLVVLRTEERRRFRIVASRGDVSTALQESAADIAGQLAPFLPHAEPLAALHPPLSSALQGVAAQCETLGLARAGWLNVDRQVDWVVLVGPKLSGHEYDEFDRSLLQATFDAAWLACSRLLLVGKLEERNKELSDANQRLLSIDDLKSAILTGVSHELRTPLTRILSYAEAMRDGELPGDERQACVDIILGAAQKLSSHVDRALAFARVIGGRTVPKCERVALHQSVEDVVVLETANACDRGVALEQRCTPLVTLTDAEYVRIILKNLVDNALKFTPRGGQVLVELVAASGGGATLSVSDSGPGIPEEARTRIWRLFEHGDISLRRETQGLGLGLALAQRLALELRLELELARTGPDGSVFRLHFAEAAAAAAERQIATQALELVPVRALPEPPDRR from the coding sequence GTGTGGCGGAGAATCGTTAAGGGCTGGAGCCGGGCGACTCCCGCGACCGGGGGCCGCTTGCACGTGCTCGTGGAAGCGGGCGACACCAGCGAGCTCGCCCGGCGGGCGATGACGCTGCAGTCGGTGCTCCTGGACCTGCACCGGCAGCTGGCCTCGGTCGAGTCCCTGGAGGAACTGGCCCGCACCATGGCGCTGGCGCTGATGGGAAGTCTCGCTTGCGAGCGTCTGGTGGTGCTGCGCACCGAGGAGCGCCGGCGCTTTCGTATCGTCGCCAGCCGGGGCGACGTGAGCACGGCGCTGCAAGAGTCGGCGGCGGACATCGCCGGCCAGCTGGCGCCGTTCCTGCCCCATGCCGAGCCCTTGGCGGCTCTGCATCCTCCCTTGAGCTCCGCCCTGCAAGGCGTGGCGGCGCAGTGCGAGACCCTCGGCTTGGCGCGTGCCGGCTGGCTGAACGTCGACCGTCAGGTGGATTGGGTCGTCCTGGTGGGGCCCAAGCTCTCCGGACACGAGTACGACGAGTTCGATCGCTCCCTCTTGCAGGCCACCTTCGACGCCGCCTGGCTCGCTTGCAGCCGCTTGCTCCTGGTGGGCAAGCTCGAAGAGCGCAACAAGGAGCTCTCTGACGCCAACCAGCGCCTCCTTTCCATCGACGATCTGAAGTCGGCGATCCTCACCGGCGTCAGCCACGAGCTGCGTACACCGCTCACCCGCATCTTGAGCTACGCCGAGGCCATGCGCGACGGCGAGCTGCCGGGGGACGAGCGGCAGGCCTGCGTGGACATCATCCTGGGAGCAGCGCAGAAGCTCTCCTCCCACGTGGATCGGGCCCTCGCTTTCGCCCGCGTGATCGGCGGGCGCACGGTGCCGAAGTGCGAGCGCGTGGCCTTGCACCAGAGCGTGGAGGACGTGGTGGTCCTGGAGACGGCGAATGCCTGCGACCGGGGTGTGGCGCTGGAGCAGCGTTGCACGCCGCTCGTGACGCTGACCGATGCGGAGTACGTCCGCATCATCCTCAAGAACCTCGTGGACAACGCGCTCAAGTTCACCCCTCGGGGTGGACAGGTGCTGGTGGAGCTGGTGGCGGCAAGCGGCGGCGGCGCCACGCTGTCGGTGAGCGACAGCGGACCGGGCATCCCCGAGGAGGCGCGGACGCGCATCTGGCGACTCTTCGAGCACGGGGACATCTCGCTCCGTCGCGAGACCCAGGGTCTCGGCCTGGGGCTGGCGCTGGCGCAGCGTCTCGCCCTCGAACTGCGGCTGGAGCTCGAGCTGGCGCGGACCGGTCCGGACGGCAGTGTCTTCCGCCTCCACTTCGCCGAAGCGGCAGCGGCGGCAGCGGAACGTCAGATCGCGACGCAGGCGCTGGAACTGGTGCCGGTGCGCGCTCTCCCGGAGCCACCGGACCGGCGCTGA
- a CDS encoding ATP-binding protein gives MRNFRAPLPGEVLVHTSPDFLQEAFTRLRPLLRPAVQAGYETSRVFLILDEVLSNVYRHGYRRASGQPIGIRLRLEGERCRITVRDLAPPFDSVWHGKRRSLPAPESGAPGGRGLVIMYRMCQSMQHRVHAEGGNELDLVMRMLRRSAPERPETSGETVCSTEEDDGVAENR, from the coding sequence ATGAGGAACTTCCGTGCCCCGCTGCCGGGAGAAGTGCTCGTGCACACCTCGCCCGACTTCTTGCAGGAAGCCTTCACCCGCCTCCGGCCCCTGCTCCGGCCGGCGGTGCAAGCAGGCTACGAGACGAGCCGCGTCTTCCTGATCCTGGACGAGGTCCTTTCCAACGTGTACCGGCACGGCTATCGCCGCGCCAGCGGTCAGCCCATCGGCATCCGGCTGCGCCTCGAAGGCGAGCGCTGCCGCATCACGGTGCGCGATCTGGCGCCGCCCTTCGACAGCGTCTGGCACGGCAAGCGCCGCTCGCTCCCGGCACCGGAAAGCGGCGCCCCTGGCGGGCGTGGCCTGGTGATCATGTACCGCATGTGCCAATCCATGCAGCACCGGGTGCACGCCGAGGGGGGCAACGAACTCGATTTGGTCATGCGGATGTTGCGGCGCTCCGCCCCGGAACGGCCGGAAACGAGCGGCGAAACCGTGTGCAGCACGGAGGAGGATGACGGTGTGGCGGAGAATCGTTAA
- a CDS encoding SpoIIE family protein phosphatase, producing the protein MFHSLRVKFVLYFVGFTTVSVVLLAKALFDHEHEALLGELRKRLAVESSSLAIQSREAMETNDDLSILATLRGRRVTESLEYGAVLHPDGTVFAHSDVKQLGQHFDLPPEAQELRDGFVYRTQQHQGSPVIEVWTPVQSTLGGAPERIGLVCLALSQEPLLLTVQSARVAAIRVGGLFILLGLVGTAFITRTVTKPIGQLVQGVRRIAAGDLEHKMRLHRADEIGMLSDSFDAMTDELQQAQQELLKKHLYEKELEVAGKIQAALLPRGAPRLHAATVAALSVPARVVGGDFYDYLQLPDGRTAFLVADVAGKGVSAGLVMTAVRSAARSVFGYTASPREALAALNEQVLRDFDRKTFVTLLAMVLDTKGGRLCIANAGHPPVLWVHGDSGKVEMLQQRGAAVGVLPGEQFRRVVEEIELALEPGDMVLGYSDGVTEARDPGEELFGERRLLGFARQNAALEPEAFLQRLQAELVSFAQDSGQSDDITALALRAAGAPARLAATSVEEAYA; encoded by the coding sequence ATGTTCCACAGCTTGCGGGTCAAGTTCGTCCTCTACTTCGTCGGCTTCACCACGGTCTCCGTGGTGCTGTTGGCGAAGGCGCTCTTCGACCACGAGCACGAGGCGCTCCTGGGGGAGCTGCGCAAGCGCCTGGCGGTGGAGTCGAGCAGCCTCGCCATCCAGTCGCGGGAGGCGATGGAGACCAACGACGACCTGAGCATCCTGGCCACGCTGCGGGGGCGCCGCGTCACCGAGAGCCTGGAGTACGGCGCCGTCCTGCACCCCGACGGCACCGTCTTCGCCCACAGCGACGTCAAGCAGCTCGGCCAGCATTTCGACCTGCCCCCGGAGGCCCAGGAGCTGCGCGACGGCTTCGTCTACCGCACCCAGCAGCACCAAGGGAGCCCGGTGATCGAGGTGTGGACGCCGGTGCAATCCACCCTCGGCGGCGCCCCGGAGCGCATCGGTCTCGTCTGTCTGGCCCTTTCCCAGGAGCCCTTGCTGCTCACGGTGCAGAGCGCCCGTGTCGCCGCCATCCGCGTCGGCGGCCTCTTCATTCTCCTCGGTCTGGTCGGCACCGCCTTCATCACCCGCACGGTGACCAAGCCCATCGGTCAGCTCGTGCAAGGGGTGCGGCGCATCGCCGCCGGAGACCTGGAGCACAAGATGCGGCTGCACCGTGCCGACGAGATCGGCATGCTCTCCGATTCCTTCGATGCCATGACCGACGAGCTGCAGCAGGCGCAGCAGGAGCTGCTGAAGAAGCATCTCTACGAGAAGGAGCTCGAAGTGGCCGGGAAGATCCAGGCGGCGCTGCTTCCCCGCGGCGCTCCGCGCCTGCATGCCGCCACCGTGGCGGCACTTTCGGTTCCCGCCCGCGTCGTCGGCGGCGACTTCTACGATTACCTGCAGCTCCCCGACGGCCGCACCGCTTTCCTGGTCGCCGACGTGGCGGGCAAAGGCGTTTCCGCCGGCCTGGTCATGACCGCGGTGCGCAGCGCGGCGCGGAGCGTCTTCGGCTACACCGCCTCCCCCCGGGAGGCGCTGGCGGCGCTGAACGAGCAGGTGCTGCGCGACTTCGACCGCAAGACCTTCGTCACCCTGCTCGCCATGGTCCTCGACACCAAGGGAGGGCGGCTGTGTATCGCCAACGCCGGTCACCCACCGGTGCTGTGGGTGCACGGCGACAGCGGCAAGGTGGAGATGCTGCAGCAGCGCGGCGCCGCCGTCGGCGTCCTCCCGGGCGAGCAGTTCCGCCGCGTGGTGGAGGAAATCGAGCTGGCTCTGGAACCCGGGGATATGGTGCTCGGCTACAGCGACGGGGTGACCGAGGCTCGCGATCCAGGCGAGGAGCTCTTCGGCGAGCGCCGCCTGCTCGGCTTCGCCCGCCAGAACGCCGCGCTGGAGCCCGAGGCCTTCTTGCAGCGGCTGCAGGCCGAGCTCGTTTCCTTCGCCCAGGATTCGGGGCAATCGGACGACATCACGGCGCTGGCCTTGCGCGCCGCGGGCGCTCCGGCGCGGCTCGCCGCCACCTCGGTCGAGGAGGCCTACGCATGA
- a CDS encoding alanyl-tRNA editing protein: MTELLYQTDAMLRVFDATVVASEGERVELDRTAFYPTGGGQPHDLGWFDLGSERRAVTRVEREGEKVWHTVPGPPLAAGTVVRGSLDWERRHQLMRTHTALHVLSAIIWRDYGAPVTGGGMEPLRGRLDFELGALPADFAARLEAAIAAEIRAARPVEVRLLPRDEALRIPDLIRTKVNLLPADIRIIRTVHIMGLDLQADGGTHVGNSSEIGAVRVVEVKSKGKNFRRVRLEIVDG, encoded by the coding sequence ATGACCGAGCTGCTCTACCAGACGGATGCCATGCTCAGAGTCTTCGATGCCACCGTCGTGGCGAGCGAGGGAGAGCGCGTGGAACTCGACCGCACCGCTTTCTATCCCACCGGAGGCGGGCAACCCCACGACCTCGGTTGGTTCGATCTCGGTTCCGAGCGCCGCGCCGTGACCCGTGTGGAGCGCGAGGGCGAGAAGGTGTGGCACACCGTGCCCGGGCCGCCGCTCGCGGCCGGCACGGTGGTGCGTGGCAGCCTGGATTGGGAGCGCCGGCACCAGCTGATGCGCACGCACACGGCGTTGCACGTGCTGAGCGCGATCATCTGGCGCGACTACGGGGCGCCGGTGACCGGGGGCGGCATGGAGCCGTTGCGCGGCCGCCTCGATTTCGAACTGGGAGCGCTGCCGGCTGATTTCGCCGCCCGCCTCGAAGCCGCGATCGCCGCCGAGATCCGCGCCGCCCGTCCGGTGGAGGTGCGCCTCCTGCCGCGCGACGAGGCGCTCCGCATCCCCGACCTCATCCGCACCAAAGTGAACCTGCTGCCGGCGGACATCCGGATCATCCGCACCGTGCACATCATGGGTCTCGATCTACAGGCCGACGGCGGCACGCATGTCGGCAACAGCAGCGAGATCGGCGCCGTCCGCGTCGTCGAGGTCAAGAGCAAGGGCAAGAACTTCCGGCGCGTGCGCCTCGAGATCGTGGACGGTTGA
- a CDS encoding M20/M25/M40 family metallo-hydrolase, whose translation MDPVALARRFVDIPSLTGEEGPMAEASAAVLREAGFAVQLLAVAPGRANVLATLEPPRVLFCTHLDTVPPYFPAREDGDWLYGRGSCDAKGILAAMTVAAATLVQEGVRDLGLLFVVGEETDSIGAKHANATLELGSVRYTLVGEPTDSRFARAQKGGLKFTLRLQGTAAHSGYPEQGRSAVLALLELLQAIDAADWGEDPELGRGSANIGVLRGGVAANVVPARAEAEIHVRVVDSVAAVRQRLEALCARSRLPAEWSVETANEPQQLMVLPGAPETVVAFNTDVAHLQHFGQKLLCGPGSILVAHGAEERLSKNELRAAVQLYRRAALHLRAMP comes from the coding sequence GTGGATCCTGTGGCCCTGGCGCGCCGCTTCGTCGACATCCCCTCCTTGACCGGGGAGGAGGGCCCGATGGCCGAGGCCAGCGCCGCGGTGCTGCGCGAGGCGGGCTTCGCCGTCCAGCTCTTGGCCGTAGCGCCCGGGCGGGCCAACGTTCTCGCCACTTTGGAACCGCCGCGCGTTCTCTTTTGCACCCATCTCGACACCGTGCCGCCCTACTTCCCGGCGCGCGAGGACGGCGACTGGCTCTATGGTCGCGGGTCGTGCGATGCCAAAGGCATCCTGGCGGCGATGACGGTGGCGGCAGCGACGCTGGTGCAGGAAGGCGTGCGCGACCTGGGTCTGCTCTTCGTGGTCGGTGAAGAGACCGACTCGATCGGCGCCAAGCACGCCAACGCCACCCTCGAGCTCGGCTCGGTGCGCTACACCCTCGTCGGCGAACCGACGGACTCGCGCTTCGCCCGCGCCCAGAAGGGCGGCCTCAAGTTCACGTTGCGCCTGCAGGGCACGGCGGCGCACTCTGGGTATCCGGAGCAGGGTCGCTCGGCGGTGCTGGCTCTGCTCGAGCTCTTGCAAGCGATCGACGCCGCCGACTGGGGCGAGGATCCGGAGCTCGGGCGCGGCAGCGCCAACATCGGCGTCCTCCGCGGCGGGGTGGCGGCGAACGTCGTTCCCGCTCGCGCCGAGGCGGAGATCCACGTGCGCGTCGTCGACAGCGTCGCCGCGGTGCGGCAGCGCCTGGAGGCCTTGTGCGCCCGCTCCCGCCTCCCGGCAGAGTGGAGCGTGGAGACGGCGAACGAACCGCAGCAGCTCATGGTGCTGCCCGGCGCGCCGGAAACCGTGGTGGCCTTCAACACCGATGTGGCGCATCTCCAGCACTTTGGCCAGAAGCTCCTCTGCGGCCCCGGCTCCATCCTGGTGGCGCATGGTGCGGAGGAGCGACTTTCCAAGAACGAGCTACGCGCCGCCGTACAGCTCTACCGCCGCGCCGCCCTGCATTTGCGCGCCATGCCCTGA
- a CDS encoding 2,3,4,5-tetrahydropyridine-2,6-dicarboxylate N-succinyltransferase, whose amino-acid sequence MMEETRRILLEAYEGQRDVAAPEVAAAFEALLAALEAGTVRAAAPAPDGTWLVQAWVKAGILVGFRAGKIVDMSVHPRLPFFDKHNLPTQSLDGVGRRLRLVPGGSSVRRGVHLGPDVVIMPPAYVNVGARVEEGSMVDSHALVGSCAQVGRFVHLSAAAQIGGVLEPPGARPVILEDGVLVGGNCGVYEGTLVRRRAVLGAGVILTASTPVYDLPRQQIIRPQPGSGLEIPEGAVVVPGSRALRGDFAAAAGLGLYTPVIVKYRDAQTDARTALEEALR is encoded by the coding sequence ATGATGGAAGAGACACGCCGCATCCTGCTCGAGGCCTACGAGGGCCAGCGCGATGTCGCCGCCCCGGAAGTGGCGGCGGCCTTCGAGGCTCTGCTCGCCGCCCTGGAGGCGGGAACGGTGCGGGCGGCGGCGCCGGCGCCGGACGGCACCTGGCTCGTGCAGGCTTGGGTGAAAGCGGGAATCTTGGTCGGCTTTCGCGCCGGAAAGATCGTGGACATGTCGGTGCACCCGCGCCTGCCCTTCTTCGACAAGCACAATCTGCCGACCCAGAGCTTGGACGGTGTGGGGCGCCGCCTCCGCCTCGTGCCCGGCGGCAGCAGCGTCCGCCGCGGCGTCCACCTCGGACCCGACGTGGTGATCATGCCGCCGGCCTACGTCAACGTCGGCGCCCGGGTGGAAGAAGGCAGCATGGTGGACTCCCATGCTCTCGTCGGCTCCTGTGCTCAGGTAGGGCGCTTCGTGCACCTGTCGGCGGCGGCGCAGATCGGCGGCGTCCTCGAGCCGCCGGGGGCGCGGCCGGTGATCCTGGAAGACGGCGTGCTCGTGGGGGGCAATTGCGGCGTGTACGAGGGCACGCTGGTGCGCCGACGTGCCGTCCTCGGCGCTGGCGTCATCCTCACCGCCTCGACGCCGGTCTACGACCTGCCGCGGCAACAGATCATCCGGCCCCAGCCGGGCAGCGGTCTCGAGATCCCCGAGGGCGCCGTCGTCGTCCCCGGCAGCCGGGCGCTGCGCGGCGACTTCGCCGCCGCCGCGGGCCTCGGGCTCTACACCCCGGTGATCGTCAAGTACCGGGACGCGCAGACCGACGCGCGCACGGCGCTGGAGGAAGCGCTGCGTTAG
- a CDS encoding DUF47 family protein — protein MFRLWRSEKRLQEKLDAYVAQVMHALGSLKETFPSCLDGSRARLADLSNPVHPLESQADDMRRALELELYAGRLLPESRADLLVLLEALDRISNSAENIVEFFSLQELEVPPPLRDELHSFLLKNLEACAAMAETVRLLLADLDKVQTLANEVDQLESQCDTRERRLLRRIFDLEVERAHKLHLRDLVQALGMLSDQAEEVADMVVRMAVKRRF, from the coding sequence ATGTTCCGGCTGTGGCGGAGCGAGAAGCGCCTGCAGGAGAAGCTCGACGCCTACGTCGCCCAGGTGATGCATGCCCTCGGCAGCCTGAAGGAAACCTTCCCGAGTTGTCTGGATGGGTCGCGCGCACGCCTCGCCGATCTCTCCAACCCGGTGCACCCGCTGGAGTCACAGGCCGACGACATGCGGCGTGCCCTGGAGCTCGAGCTCTACGCCGGCCGCCTGCTGCCCGAATCCCGCGCCGATCTGCTGGTACTCCTCGAGGCCCTCGACCGCATCTCCAACAGCGCCGAGAACATCGTGGAGTTCTTCTCCCTCCAGGAGCTGGAGGTGCCGCCGCCGCTGCGCGACGAGCTGCACTCCTTCCTGCTCAAGAATCTCGAAGCTTGCGCCGCCATGGCCGAAACCGTGCGACTGTTGCTGGCCGACCTGGACAAAGTGCAGACCTTGGCGAACGAGGTGGACCAGCTGGAAAGCCAGTGCGACACGCGGGAGCGCCGGCTGCTGCGGCGGATCTTCGACCTCGAGGTGGAGCGCGCCCACAAGCTGCACCTCCGTGATCTCGTCCAGGCCCTCGGCATGCTTTCCGATCAGGCCGAGGAAGTGGCGGACATGGTGGTGCGCATGGCGGTGAAACGCCGCTTCTGA
- a CDS encoding anion permease: MLGALFLGWALGANDAASIYGPAVASRAVRYRTALVVAMVFVVLGACMGSARTLHTVGTLSQQTPRSALAITAAAALSMTVLVVLRLPSSSSQAVVGAIVGGAWGRGVALDAAALGRILQGWVLTPLVAAFLGFAGAALLSRLGRRRHAGFLQLDPLVRTALVALGAWCAFALGANNAANVSGVVVASGVLAPFPGAALAGGSIALGIASFGWRLVDLVGDKLVRFEPPTALVVMLAQALTVHLFALWGLPVSMSQALAGGALGIGLAKGVRTLGRRAFLHVLLGWVATPLAGGVLAYAFVHVL; this comes from the coding sequence GTGCTGGGGGCCCTGTTCCTGGGCTGGGCGCTGGGTGCCAACGATGCCGCCAGCATCTACGGTCCCGCGGTGGCGAGCCGGGCGGTGCGCTATCGCACCGCCCTCGTGGTGGCCATGGTCTTCGTCGTCCTCGGCGCCTGCATGGGAAGCGCCCGCACCCTGCATACCGTCGGCACGCTGAGCCAGCAGACGCCGCGGAGCGCCCTCGCGATCACCGCCGCCGCGGCGCTTTCGATGACCGTCCTCGTCGTCCTCCGCTTGCCATCGAGCAGTTCGCAGGCGGTGGTGGGAGCGATCGTGGGCGGAGCCTGGGGACGCGGCGTGGCGCTGGACGCAGCCGCTCTCGGGCGCATTCTGCAGGGATGGGTGCTGACGCCGCTCGTCGCTGCTTTCTTGGGCTTCGCCGGCGCCGCCCTCTTGAGCCGTCTCGGTCGGCGGCGGCACGCCGGCTTCCTCCAGCTCGATCCGCTGGTGCGGACCGCGCTCGTCGCTCTCGGGGCCTGGTGTGCTTTCGCCCTCGGGGCCAACAACGCCGCCAACGTGAGCGGCGTGGTGGTGGCGAGCGGTGTGCTCGCCCCCTTTCCCGGGGCGGCGCTTGCCGGCGGCAGCATCGCTCTCGGCATCGCCAGCTTCGGCTGGCGTCTCGTCGATCTCGTGGGCGACAAGCTGGTGCGTTTCGAACCGCCGACGGCGCTCGTCGTCATGCTGGCGCAAGCGCTCACCGTGCACCTCTTCGCCCTCTGGGGCTTGCCGGTGTCCATGTCGCAAGCGCTGGCGGGCGGCGCCCTCGGCATCGGTCTCGCCAAGGGCGTGCGCACCCTCGGCCGGCGCGCCTTCCTACACGTGCTGCTCGGGTGGGTGGCGACGCCGCTCGCGGGCGGAGTCCTGGCCTACGCTTTCGTGCACGTACTCTAG
- a CDS encoding A/G-specific adenine glycosylase, with translation MDEGTLRRARRNLLRWYRRRQRDLPWRRTQDPYAIWVSEIMLQQTRVEVVVPYYERFLARYPDVARLAAAPLDAVLQSWSGLGYYGRARRLHAAARRVVAAHGGELPDDMAALRRLPGIGRYTAGAIASIAFDSPEPCLDGNAARVLARFSLERTPVEAAPAQKRLWELAAAWARGSSPGEANQSLMELGAVLCTKAAPRCADCPLASACRARARGLAAALPRSRPRPPRLVVHLGAALLRQRAKLLLVRRSSGRLLRDWWELPTGRLEARDGATAFRHQVTARGGIEVRSWRRQPSGFRHAILSHRLEVELFAGTAAGSPLASPPSRRAATAATPLANLELPSLDWRWVDRERCRSLPLTTLTRKALRTAARFDARWLEYVHESVGQDSARERRRHPPEQHV, from the coding sequence GTGGACGAAGGCACGCTCCGACGGGCGCGACGGAATCTGCTCCGCTGGTACCGGCGGCGCCAGCGCGACCTCCCCTGGCGCCGGACTCAGGATCCCTACGCGATCTGGGTGTCGGAGATCATGCTGCAGCAGACGCGGGTCGAAGTGGTGGTGCCGTACTACGAGCGCTTTTTGGCCCGCTATCCCGATGTCGCCCGGCTCGCCGCCGCCCCCCTCGATGCGGTGCTCCAATCCTGGTCGGGCCTCGGCTACTACGGTCGTGCCCGCCGGCTCCACGCCGCCGCCCGGCGTGTGGTCGCGGCACACGGGGGCGAGCTCCCGGACGACATGGCGGCGCTACGCCGGCTCCCCGGGATCGGCCGGTACACCGCGGGCGCCATCGCGAGCATCGCTTTCGACAGTCCCGAACCTTGCCTCGACGGCAACGCTGCCCGCGTCCTGGCGCGCTTTTCCCTGGAACGCACGCCGGTGGAAGCGGCGCCGGCGCAGAAAAGGTTGTGGGAGCTCGCGGCCGCCTGGGCCCGGGGCTCGAGCCCGGGAGAAGCGAACCAATCCTTGATGGAGCTGGGCGCGGTCCTCTGCACCAAGGCGGCGCCGCGTTGTGCCGACTGTCCGCTGGCGTCGGCGTGCAGGGCCCGCGCCCGCGGTCTCGCCGCCGCGCTCCCCCGCTCCCGCCCTCGACCTCCACGCCTGGTCGTGCACCTGGGCGCGGCGCTGTTGCGGCAGCGAGCCAAGCTCCTCCTCGTCCGCCGGAGCAGCGGCCGCTTGCTGCGCGATTGGTGGGAGCTCCCGACCGGCAGGCTCGAGGCAAGGGACGGCGCTACCGCGTTCCGCCACCAGGTCACGGCGCGCGGCGGCATCGAAGTTCGCTCCTGGCGGCGGCAGCCGTCCGGCTTCCGCCACGCCATCCTCTCGCACCGGCTGGAGGTCGAGCTCTTCGCCGGCACCGCCGCCGGGTCGCCCCTTGCGTCGCCTCCTTCACGGCGCGCCGCCACCGCCGCGACACCTCTCGCCAACCTCGAGCTCCCCTCTCTCGACTGGCGCTGGGTCGACCGGGAGCGCTGCCGGAGCTTGCCGCTCACGACGCTGACGCGGAAGGCGCTGCGTACCGCCGCGCGCTTCGATGCCCGCTGGCTAGAGTACGTGCACGAAAGCGTAGGCCAGGACTCCGCCCGCGAGCGGCGTCGCCACCCACCCGAGCAGCACGTGTAG
- a CDS encoding amidohydrolase, which yields MQARATAFAGVVVTLLAAACAERPAPATQVFTNGNIYTLAGPAPERVENEPHVSALAVRDGRIVAAGSAQAMGRYVGDATQVVDLGGRTAVPGLVDAHVHVQGLGRALSQVDLVGTRSYDEVIERVQSGAAALPAGEWVQGRGWDQNDWPDTAFPEHEKLSGAVPDHPVYLRRVDGHAALLNATALRLAGIDAATRDPAGGRILRRADGKPTGVLVDRAMDLVTPKIPAPDPAERQRRLRLALAHAAALGLTGLHDAGIQAEDFDDYRLLLEQGELRLRVYALLDGTPEPGSATDSLLQLLCRDGGHPFDPSGHLALRAVKLYADGALGSRGAALLAPYSDEPGTLGLPQHDAAAFLELARPLHAAGLQLATHAIGDAANRMVLDTYETLQRELPRPDCRHRVEHAQVLAPADIPRFAGLGVLPSMQPTHCTSDMPWAGARLGPEREKGAYAWRSLRATGAMIVAGSDAPVESLDPLLGLYAAVTREDTSGAPAGGWHAEQRLSRSEALRAFTAWAAYASFTESEGGTLETGKRADLSVFDRDLLRVEPRELLQARAMLTVVGGEIVYERRE from the coding sequence ATGCAAGCGAGAGCCACTGCGTTCGCTGGGGTCGTGGTCACCCTGCTCGCCGCCGCTTGCGCCGAACGACCGGCGCCGGCGACGCAGGTGTTCACGAACGGGAACATCTATACGCTCGCCGGCCCCGCCCCGGAGCGCGTCGAGAACGAGCCGCACGTTTCTGCCCTCGCCGTCCGCGACGGCCGCATCGTCGCTGCGGGCTCGGCCCAAGCCATGGGGCGTTACGTGGGAGACGCGACCCAGGTGGTGGATCTCGGCGGGCGCACCGCGGTGCCGGGTCTCGTGGATGCGCACGTGCACGTACAAGGTCTGGGGCGGGCGCTGAGCCAGGTGGATCTGGTGGGCACGCGGAGCTACGACGAGGTGATCGAGCGCGTTCAGAGCGGCGCCGCGGCGCTGCCGGCGGGGGAGTGGGTCCAAGGTCGCGGCTGGGATCAGAACGACTGGCCGGACACAGCCTTCCCGGAGCACGAAAAGCTCTCCGGCGCCGTGCCCGATCACCCGGTCTACCTGCGGCGGGTGGACGGCCATGCGGCGCTGCTCAACGCCACGGCTTTGCGCTTGGCCGGTATCGACGCCGCCACGCGGGACCCTGCGGGTGGGCGCATCCTGCGGCGCGCCGACGGGAAACCGACCGGTGTGCTGGTGGACCGGGCCATGGATCTCGTCACCCCGAAGATCCCGGCGCCAGACCCGGCGGAGCGTCAACGACGCTTGCGTCTGGCGCTCGCGCACGCCGCCGCTCTCGGTCTCACCGGGCTCCACGATGCGGGCATCCAGGCAGAGGATTTCGACGACTACCGCTTGCTGCTGGAACAAGGCGAGCTGCGCTTGCGTGTCTACGCGCTCCTCGACGGCACGCCGGAGCCGGGCTCGGCGACGGACTCGCTCCTCCAGCTCCTCTGCCGGGATGGCGGGCATCCCTTCGATCCGAGCGGGCACTTGGCGTTGCGCGCGGTCAAGCTCTACGCCGACGGCGCCCTCGGTTCCCGCGGCGCGGCGTTGCTCGCGCCTTACAGCGACGAGCCCGGAACGCTCGGCCTGCCGCAGCACGACGCCGCGGCGTTCCTCGAGCTGGCGCGGCCGCTGCACGCGGCGGGGTTGCAGCTGGCGACGCACGCCATCGGCGATGCCGCCAACCGCATGGTGCTCGACACCTATGAAACGTTGCAACGCGAGCTGCCCCGCCCCGACTGCCGCCACCGGGTAGAGCATGCGCAGGTGCTGGCGCCGGCCGACATCCCGCGCTTCGCGGGCTTAGGCGTCCTGCCGTCGATGCAGCCGACGCACTGCACCTCCGACATGCCCTGGGCGGGAGCGCGGCTCGGCCCGGAGCGCGAAAAGGGCGCCTACGCCTGGAGGTCGCTCCGCGCCACCGGTGCGATGATCGTCGCTGGCTCGGATGCGCCGGTGGAATCCCTGGATCCGCTCCTCGGCTTGTACGCCGCCGTCACCCGTGAGGACACGAGCGGCGCTCCCGCCGGTGGCTGGCACGCCGAGCAGCGCCTGAGCCGTTCCGAAGCGCTCCGCGCTTTCACCGCCTGGGCGGCATACGCCTCCTTCACCGAGAGCGAAGGCGGCACGCTGGAGACCGGCAAGCGCGCCGATCTCAGCGTCTTCGACCGCGACCTGCTCCGCGTCGAGCCACGGGAATTGCTGCAGGCGCGCGCCATGCTGACCGTCGTGGGTGGAGAGATCGTCTACGAGCGCCGGGAATGA